One genomic segment of Carassius carassius chromosome 21, fCarCar2.1, whole genome shotgun sequence includes these proteins:
- the LOC132097379 gene encoding angiopoietin-related protein 7-like, with the protein MTATSLTLLLLLLGQTMAQSSFKRNLATPKPAKPAQCCDEVRSLKVQMASLSSMLEEMSKKQDSDLMKVVRQMMELEKLNQQHEARVTEAESKYSEIYNKIEIMQLQAAQSAPQQSTSDAIYDCASLYNKNYKISGEYKLPKDDFLGTPELNVYCDMENNGGGWTVIQRRKIGLTSFNRDWKQYKNGFGTIRGDFWLGNEQIFRLTRQPTVLRIEMEDWEGKTRYAEYGFFTVSNEMNSYKLFIANYSGNAGDSLRYHNNTNFSTKDKDNDKCVDNCAELRQGGYWYNCCTDSNLNGVFHRYGSHTKNSNGISWYGWHGPNYSLKRMEMKIRPQSFVP; encoded by the exons ATGACAGCTACATCCTTGACTCTTTTGCTGCTACTCCTAGGTCAAACGATGGCTCAGAGTTCCTTCAAGAGAAACTTGGCAACACCCAAACCAGCAAAACCAGCACAATGCTGTGATGAGGTGCGCTCACTAAAGGTTCAGATGGCAAGTCTGAGCAGCATGCTGGAAGAAATGAGCAAGAAGCAGGACTCTGATCTTATGAAGGTTGTGCGGCAGATGATGGAGTTGGAAAAGCTTAACCAGCAGCACGAGGCCCGGGTCACAGAGGCCGAGAGCAAGTATTCAGAAATCTACAATAAGATCGAAATCATGCAGCTGCAGGCCGCCCAATCTGCTCCACAGCAGAGCACTTCAG ATGCAATCTATGATTGTGCATCCCTTTACAACAAGAACTACAAAATTTCTGGAGAGTATAAACTACCAAAAGATGATTTCCTTGGAACACCTGAACTAAAT GTGTATTGTGACATGGAGAACAATGGTGGTGGCTGGACCGTCATTCAGAGACGCAAGATAGGACTGACAAGTTTCAACCGCGACTGGAAGCAGTACAAGAATGGTTTTGGTACAATCCGTGGTGACTTCTGGCTTGGCAATGAACAAATCTTCCGTCTAACCAGACAGCCAACAGTGCTGAGAATAGAGATGGAG GACTGGGAGGGTAAGACACGCTACGCCGAATATGGCTTCTTTACAGTGAGCAACGAGATGAACAGCTACAAGCTTTTCATTGCCAATTACAGTGGAAATGCTGGTGACTCTCTGCGTTATCACAATAATACCAACTTCAGCACTAAAGACAAAGACAATGACAAATGTGTGGACAATTGCGCAGAACTTCGCCAAG GTGGATACTGGTACAACTGCTGCACTGACTCCAATCTAAATGGTGTGTTTCACCGCTATGGGTCACATACCAAGAATTCAAATGGCATCTCTTGGTACGGATGGCATGGACCAAACTACTCACTGAAACGCATGGAGATGAAAATCCGACCACAGAGCTTTGTACCATAA